The following DNA comes from Gadus macrocephalus chromosome 5, ASM3116895v1.
gcgaagcccaatccaggtcttactgaaggcatttaatggtcaaaatattattaataaatattaataaacaaacgaacttcgaatatgatttttgggcaaaagtcaaagccctaatataAACCCATAGCATAATAATGTTTATACAAGGCCTCTAACCTGCTGAGATGCGCCTTGGTGGCCATTTTGTACTCCCACTGGTGTCTAAGCCCACCGTGATAACACGTTTATCAtttcattattaataatagcACACATCGTACAATAATATTACAGGAGAGGTTCCCAAGTGCGGACATGTTGGTTCTGTCCCCAGTCCCACCATGTTGGTTCTTTTATATGATGTgctatttttcttttaataatCATTGACCGAGTGAATACCAAACGCCCCGGGGCTCTGACTGATGGCTAAATGACGCCGCGGTGTCGGTTCCGTCCCCAGGCATGAGAAGTACCGGACCCAGTACCGCGCCATGTTCGTGATGAACTGCTCGGTGAAGAGGGACCAGGTGCTGCGGTACAAGGCcctgcaggagaggaggaggaggaggcccaagAGGAGGAACCCCCGGAACAAGGGGCagcggcagcaggaggaggaggaagaagaggaggaggaggaggaggaggaggggggggcgccaggaggagcagcagcaggccaggagctgggaggaggaggaggaggaggaggaggaagaggaagaggatcaGCGCTGGAGGAGGCCCCGGCCCCCAGAGGAGGCGCCCCGGGACCCAGGGGGATGGCCGGGGAGGAGGTGTACCACCCGGTCCAGTGCAGCGAGTGCTCCacggaggtggcggtggtggaccAGGAGGACgtcttccacttcttcaacatccTGGCCAGCCactgctgacccccccccccccccccccccacagaccacGGACCCCATATCTGACCCGGGATTGGTCTCTGAGCAAGGCGTCGCCCTTTGCCCGTTCTGGGGTTGAGGGTTCCATGCTGGGGCTCAGTGCGCAGGGGGGTGACTTGGTGTCTTGGTGTGCACTGCCACCGGGTGGCTGGTCTGTGTACTGCAGACAATAGCGTGGTTCGTCAGGGCTCTGAACGTTGAGAGCAGATAGGCCCGCCGACCAGAGCGAGGCCTCTTTTGATTTCAGTCCACGGGGCCGCATGGGTTTGCGTTTCATTTTTTGTGGACTTTTTAACCGCCTTCTGGAAGGGATTTTAACATGTTTTTTGTATCTGATCGCTGCCTTGTTTACTAAATGATCTGATATAGTTTGTGTCCTGGTGTCATTATTGATCATTGATTTTAATTATCAGGACCGCTTTGACCAGAAACTGTTTGTAAAATAAACAAACGTTCCAGAACTATTCCCCTAATGGAGGTTTTATTAATGTGTACTACAAATTGAGTTTAGAGAACACTTGCATACGTGGTATATAAAATGGGTAGTTGTAGAGTTAGTTATTTAGTGGTTTGGATAGCCTTTCTTAGttgaacaaaaaatatatattttcactgGGGAAATTACTAGgttagaagcagcccaaatataAAGGTATCAGCCTTATGTTGAAATTGTACgttttaatattatatttgtATACTGGTTAAATAAACCAGTGTATGAATTCCCCTTTGGGCGAAAAATactacttttactttgaaatcgCGCTCAACTGCTGTCGTAATAAAGCAGAGCGGTTACGGGAAGTCCCTCTGATTGGTGATTGGCCGGACGGCAGTACCATGTGACCGCGCGTCGTCCCCAGCAGGGAGCATCCGGAAGAGCAGAAGGTTGTAAGATGGCTTTAGGAGACTGCTGGAAGCAGCTTTCCTGGTTCTACTACCAGTACCTCCTGGTTACGGCGCTCTACATGCTGGAGCCATGGGAGCGGACCATCTTCAGTATCCTTTTCCGCTTCGAAACCCGTAAGATAAGGCTACAAGCCGAGCAAATATGCTAACTACCGTTAGCCAGGTGAGCTAAGGCGTTAGCCTCAGTACAGGTTGTTCCTCCACAAGTTCCAACCGCCGTTTCGTCACTTGTGTGTCCTCGCACTAAGACAGGAGTGATGCTGTGTGTCCTTTAGCCAGGAGTGATGTGTCCTCACGTTAAGACAGGAGTGATGTGTTCTCACGTTAAGACAGGAGTGATGTGTCCTCACGTTAAGACAGGAGTGATGTGTCCTCACGTTAAGACAGGAGTGATATCCTCACACTAAAACAGGAGAGATGTGTTCTCACGTTAAGACAGGAGTGATGTGTTCTCACGTTAAGACAGGAGTGATATCCTCACACTAAAACAGGAGAGATGTGTTCTCACGTTAAGACAGGAGTGATGTGTCCTCACGTTAAGACAGGAGTGATGTGTCCTCACGTTAAGACAGGAGTGATATCCTCACACTAAAACAGGAGAGATGTGTTCTCACGTTAAGACAGGAGTGATGTGTTCTCACGTTAAGACAGGAGTGATATCCTCACACTAAAACAGGAGAGATGTGTTCTCACGTTAAGACAGGAGTGATGTGTTCTCACGTTAAGACAGGAGAGATGTGTCTTCACTCTAAAATAGAAGTGATATCGTGTGAACTCTACTGGGGTAGAGTTATTTCATAGTTGTAACTTAAGTTATTTACATGTGGATGTTATTAAGTCCTACATTTAGATGTTATTTAGTCCTACGTGTAGATGTTCTTTAGTCCTACGTGTAGATGTTATTTAGTCCTACTACGTGTAGATGTTATTGAGTCCTACGTGTAGATGTTATTGAGTCCTACGTGTAGATGTTATTTAGTCCTACGTGTAGATGTTAAATAGTCCTACGTGTAGATGTTATTGATTCCTACATGTAGATGTTATTTAGTGCTTTATGTAGATGTTATGCTTCCTACATGTAGATGTTATTAGCAGAAAGCCATCAATAAGTACAGAAGATCTCCAGTAGAGGCAGGTGTAGGTGAGGGGCGAGATGCTGCGGAGCAACAGGaagttggtgtgtgttgtttcctGTGACCACGCCCTCCCAGACTCCCTGCTGGTGTCAGTGGCCGCCATGGCGGTCTACACCGGCTACGTCTTCATCCCCCAGCACATCATGGCCATCCTCACCTACTTCCAGCTGCTCCAGTGACTCCctcgctccttctctccccctctctcacccatggAGGGTGTCGGTCGGTCGCCCTGGGCGTCCAGCTGGTTGCCGTGGAGACGCCGCTTTGTTTTCTTCCTTCCGTCTGTAACTCGATGGTTCCACTGAAGGCTTGAGCTCCGCCCCCTGACGGAACTCTGCTCTCTGGTGGGAGGGGCCGGAGGCGGAGCCTCAGATGATTGACAGCCCCCTGCAGGGTTATTGTTTTATAAATGTCGACGGGCCACGCCCACCTGCTCCTGAACTCTGCTTGGTTTGGACCGACCCACTGCAGACCCCCGTCTCCCCGGCCAATGGTTTTTCCTCGTTGCGGGGGGGGCGGAACTCCCTGACACTCCCCCGTCTCAGCCGGGACGCGCCTTAGAGATCCTTCTAGAGCCCGCTGTGCCTTTCAATAACCGGGTGTAGACATTTTTCTAAGTGTTTCCTAATTGGTTTGCTCCGGAAGTGTAAATTCATCA
Coding sequences within:
- the eapp gene encoding E2F-associated phosphoprotein isoform X2, with the protein product MEAELSGTLKTLETTWGPLAAVGPSEGTASQSALPEANMYDKIYFDSDSEDEDTPSSSTGRKRRQRSIQTNEELFYDPDEDDRDQAWVDSRRRAYSRRPGSGKSRSGPGLPGLPSSDAVLNCPACMITLCLDCQRHEKYRTQYRAMFVMNCSVKRDQVLRYKALQERRRRRPKRRNPRNKGQRQQEEEEEEEEEEEEEGGAPGGAAAGQELGGGGGGGGGRGRGSALEEAPAPRGGAPGPRGMAGEEVYHPVQCSECSTEVAVVDQEDVFHFFNILASHC
- the sptssa gene encoding serine palmitoyltransferase small subunit A, with protein sequence MALGDCWKQLSWFYYQYLLVTALYMLEPWERTIFNSLLVSVAAMAVYTGYVFIPQHIMAILTYFQLLQ